A window from Spirochaetota bacterium encodes these proteins:
- a CDS encoding flagellar basal body-associated FliL family protein, which yields MGEDEKEEIIEEEEEAPKEPEAGRRFEASKLVKILLYVAGGILLIVLVTGISYLVAKYVQESSYQKRQDIVAAPPPPPLASYELPDFSKTTADAEPHFVKMKISLAYETNVELNNELVQRRDQIQHIVNIILQGKKFEDLDTVSDSVALAEEIKAHINVILISGKIKEVYFKELVVN from the coding sequence ATGGGCGAAGATGAAAAAGAAGAGATAATAGAGGAAGAAGAGGAAGCGCCAAAGGAACCGGAGGCGGGTCGACGCTTCGAGGCGTCGAAATTAGTCAAGATATTGCTCTACGTGGCGGGCGGCATTCTTCTTATCGTGCTGGTGACCGGTATTTCGTACTTGGTGGCAAAATACGTACAGGAAAGCAGTTACCAGAAGAGGCAGGATATCGTGGCGGCCCCGCCGCCTCCGCCCCTGGCCAGTTACGAGCTGCCGGATTTTTCGAAGACCACGGCCGACGCCGAGCCGCATTTTGTGAAAATGAAGATTTCGCTGGCCTACGAGACGAATGTGGAGCTTAACAACGAGCTGGTGCAGCGCCGCGATCAGATACAGCATATCGTCAATATCATTCTCCAGGGAAAGAAGTTCGAGGATCTTGACACGGTAAGCGACTCCGTCGCCCTTGCCGAGGAGATCAAGGCGCATATAAACGTGATCCTCATATCCGGCAAGATCAAGGAAGTGTATTTCAAGGAGCTGGTGGTTAACTAG
- the fliN gene encoding flagellar motor switch protein FliN has protein sequence MGDGSLSQDEIDALLQGADDMLSPASGPAAADAGRGRGMFPPNELNAIRDALNSAVGSVAPSLSGYLGGRNLRISRPFIEVKHQEAVRADFPARYVQVSMDYSGAMNGRNLIIFNYQDAGSISSLMMGDDRGAPPAEMSEAHQSTIQEFTNQLLSSMATQFSGALGGGINTTPATLSLANGGNDLQLPPGADLIKVTYDFAIDGILNSKLYHVMDISLGQGLSSGSGVMAQPVSQPQQFPAHAAQVGISPVKFPPLDEGIPPSVGGNISLILDVPMTLTVELGRTTQLVQDILGLGEGSIIELDKLAGEPVDLLVNGKLIAKGEVVVIDENFGVRVTDIVSPAERLSGIQ, from the coding sequence ATGGGTGATGGATCATTATCACAAGACGAAATAGATGCGTTATTACAGGGCGCAGATGACATGTTGTCACCGGCTAGCGGGCCGGCCGCCGCGGATGCGGGCCGGGGCCGGGGCATGTTTCCGCCGAACGAGTTAAACGCGATACGGGATGCTCTAAACTCCGCCGTCGGATCGGTCGCGCCGTCACTTTCCGGTTACCTGGGGGGGAGGAACCTCCGTATTTCCAGGCCGTTCATAGAAGTGAAGCACCAGGAAGCGGTGCGCGCCGATTTCCCCGCCCGCTACGTCCAGGTGTCCATGGATTACAGCGGCGCAATGAACGGCAGGAACCTCATCATTTTCAATTACCAGGACGCCGGCTCCATATCGTCCCTCATGATGGGCGATGACCGGGGCGCTCCCCCCGCGGAGATGTCCGAGGCGCACCAGAGCACGATACAGGAATTCACGAACCAGCTCCTCTCTTCCATGGCGACGCAGTTCAGCGGGGCCCTGGGGGGCGGCATAAACACAACGCCGGCGACGCTGTCCCTGGCGAACGGCGGCAACGATCTCCAGCTCCCGCCGGGGGCCGACCTTATCAAGGTCACCTATGATTTCGCCATTGACGGCATTCTCAATTCCAAGCTGTACCATGTCATGGACATTTCCCTGGGGCAGGGGCTGTCGAGCGGCTCGGGCGTCATGGCCCAGCCGGTAAGCCAGCCCCAGCAGTTTCCGGCCCATGCGGCCCAGGTGGGCATAAGCCCGGTCAAGTTCCCGCCGCTGGACGAGGGCATCCCTCCCAGCGTCGGCGGCAATATATCGCTCATCCTTGACGTGCCGATGACCCTGACGGTGGAGCTGGGGCGCACCACGCAGCTCGTCCAGGACATCCTGGGACTGGGTGAAGGATCGATCATCGAGCTTGACAAGCTGGCGGGCGAACCGGTGGACCTCCTCGTCAACGGCAAACTCATAGCCAAGGGCGAGGTTGTGGTCATCGACGAAAATTTCGGGGTCCGGGTGACGGATATCGTGAGCCCGGCAGAAAGGCTTTCGGGAATACAATAA